Proteins co-encoded in one Polynucleobacter sp. MWH-UH19D genomic window:
- a CDS encoding DUF3619 family protein, translating into MKHLDETMSPMQADEFGRASAALLSQGAQNLPVSIKDRLYEARHKALAVRKLEKVRVNRAVLANVSGNWGGSFKSSSNLWDTLGWVAPLVVLVFGLIGIAQWQSESRINDIAEVDAALLTDDVPPDAYADSGFMAFLKNGPLSDSEDSTHELSPSK; encoded by the coding sequence GTGAAACACCTTGATGAGACCATGTCACCCATGCAAGCCGATGAATTCGGACGTGCTAGCGCCGCCCTTTTGAGCCAAGGCGCTCAAAATCTGCCCGTCAGCATTAAAGATCGTCTGTATGAAGCACGTCACAAAGCTTTGGCTGTTCGCAAACTCGAGAAAGTTCGCGTCAACCGTGCGGTCTTGGCTAACGTCTCTGGAAATTGGGGTGGCAGCTTTAAATCGTCTAGCAACCTTTGGGACACCCTAGGTTGGGTTGCTCCATTAGTGGTGTTGGTATTTGGTCTGATTGGTATCGCGCAATGGCAGAGTGAATCTCGCATCAATGATATTGCCGAAGTTGACGCTGCATTACTAACTGATGATGTTCCGCCAGATGCTTATGCTGACAGTGGATTTATGGCCTTCCTTAAGAATGGCCCGCTATCGGATTCTGAAGACTCAACTCATGAGCTATCACCAAGTAAATAA
- a CDS encoding SDR family oxidoreductase, translating into MDLGIKGKVALVMASSRGLGQAMALSLAREGVKVAVTGRSPEGLQKSVELIEALGGEALALNWDLSDASVIDSLVSKVEQELGPIDILINNTGGPPPTPAAGQDPALWQKSFNDMVLSLIAITDRVLPGMRQRQWGRIITSTTSGAIAPIKNLAISNTLRAALLGWSKTLAAEVAAEGITVNVIMPGRVATDRLRQLDEARAKREGTSYEEVVKASLRQIPMGRYGDPREYGDAAAFLASQNASFITGTIMRIDGGQIQAI; encoded by the coding sequence ATGGATCTAGGCATTAAAGGTAAAGTTGCATTAGTGATGGCTTCGAGCCGAGGTTTGGGTCAGGCAATGGCACTATCTTTGGCACGTGAAGGCGTCAAAGTAGCGGTTACTGGTCGAAGCCCTGAGGGCCTGCAGAAATCCGTAGAGCTTATCGAAGCTTTAGGTGGTGAGGCCTTAGCCCTGAATTGGGATCTATCTGATGCATCGGTGATTGATAGTTTGGTATCAAAAGTAGAGCAAGAGCTTGGCCCAATTGATATTTTGATCAATAACACCGGCGGACCTCCCCCTACGCCGGCTGCTGGACAAGATCCTGCCTTATGGCAAAAGAGCTTTAATGACATGGTGCTTTCGCTCATTGCTATTACCGATCGCGTCTTGCCAGGCATGCGTCAACGTCAGTGGGGCCGTATTATTACCAGCACTACTTCTGGCGCAATCGCACCTATTAAAAACTTAGCAATTTCCAATACCTTACGTGCCGCATTGCTGGGTTGGTCCAAAACTTTAGCCGCGGAAGTTGCCGCTGAGGGTATTACTGTCAACGTCATCATGCCAGGACGTGTTGCGACAGATCGCTTACGTCAATTAGATGAAGCGCGAGCAAAGCGAGAAGGCACAAGCTATGAAGAAGTTGTTAAGGCTAGCCTACGTCAAATACCCATGGGGCGTTATGGCGACCCAAGAGAGTATGGCGATGCAGCTGCCTTCTTAGCGAGTCAGAATGCCTCATTCATTACTGGCACCATTATGCGGATTGATGGCGGTCAGATTCAGGCGATTTGA
- a CDS encoding ATP-binding cassette domain-containing protein: MTTSILSNPIPSQSNDASKYAIEVKNLTVGYGTRVLMQNLNFTVNNGEIFVILGGSGCGKSSLLKNLFGLYQPLAGDVWIEGQNITTAQGAERQHIMTGFGVMYQQGALFGSMNLLENVTLFMQEYTQLTQMQMDLLARCKLDLVGLLPYESYMPNEISGGMQKRAAIARAMALNPRILFLDEPSAGLDPITSADLDQTIMDLSKNLGITFVIVSHELASIYAIADKVIMLDKDVKGIIAEGDPKTLRDTSTDPRVHQFFNRIMSKEAE, from the coding sequence ATGACTACTTCAATCCTTTCGAACCCCATTCCAAGTCAATCTAATGACGCGAGTAAATATGCAATTGAGGTAAAAAATCTCACAGTTGGTTATGGCACTCGTGTATTAATGCAAAACCTCAATTTCACTGTAAATAATGGTGAGATCTTCGTCATTTTGGGTGGTTCTGGTTGCGGTAAATCCAGTCTTCTCAAAAACTTGTTTGGCCTATATCAGCCCCTTGCAGGTGATGTTTGGATCGAGGGTCAAAACATCACAACCGCCCAAGGAGCAGAGCGTCAACATATCATGACTGGATTTGGAGTGATGTATCAGCAGGGCGCTTTGTTTGGCTCCATGAATTTATTGGAGAACGTTACCCTGTTTATGCAGGAATATACCCAACTGACCCAAATGCAAATGGACTTGTTGGCACGCTGCAAACTTGATTTGGTGGGGTTGTTGCCTTATGAATCCTATATGCCAAATGAAATCAGCGGAGGTATGCAAAAACGTGCTGCGATTGCTAGAGCAATGGCGCTCAATCCCAGAATTTTATTTTTGGATGAACCATCAGCAGGTTTGGATCCCATCACTTCGGCCGACCTGGATCAGACCATTATGGATTTGTCTAAAAATTTAGGCATTACCTTTGTGATTGTTTCTCATGAGTTAGCAAGCATCTACGCTATCGCCGATAAAGTCATTATGTTAGATAAGGATGTCAAAGGCATTATTGCCGAGGGAGATCCAAAGACGCTACGCGATACCAGTACCGATCCACGTGTACACCAATTCTTTAATCGCATTATGAGCAAGGAAGCTGAATGA
- a CDS encoding RDD family protein: protein MTPAEFNVLPAPQFWRRVCCGLYEQLVLLGVIAFTFLVPNLALGILFGISLPSWLSFFYLYSVLGVYFVWYWTKSGQTLAMQTWRIRIIDLNGFNLTRRQAIWRYVYGSLWLFPCVILQWSFHLEKWQIIEMLFAVALFIWPVSIFLDRRSPSIRQSLPDRLANSRLVELPKDLVKLS, encoded by the coding sequence ATGACTCCTGCTGAGTTCAATGTATTACCTGCGCCACAATTTTGGCGTCGTGTTTGTTGCGGTCTTTATGAGCAACTTGTGTTGCTGGGTGTAATTGCATTTACTTTTCTCGTACCCAATTTGGCGCTAGGCATTCTTTTTGGAATTTCTCTTCCTAGCTGGCTGAGTTTTTTTTATTTGTACTCAGTGTTGGGCGTTTACTTTGTTTGGTACTGGACAAAGTCAGGCCAAACACTAGCTATGCAAACTTGGCGTATTCGTATCATCGACTTAAATGGTTTTAATCTAACTAGACGGCAAGCGATTTGGCGCTATGTATACGGATCCCTATGGCTTTTTCCTTGTGTAATCTTGCAGTGGAGCTTTCATCTAGAGAAATGGCAAATTATTGAAATGTTATTTGCAGTTGCTTTGTTCATTTGGCCAGTGAGTATTTTCCTAGACAGACGTAGCCCCTCCATACGCCAGAGCCTTCCAGATAGATTGGCAAACTCGAGATTAGTTGAATTACCAAAGGATCTGGTAAAGCTTTCTTAA
- a CDS encoding MlaD family protein produces MSNNSNPNYFRLGIFVLAAIGALIAAILIFGSGQIFKKSFYVETYIKQSVTGLDTGAAVRFRGVKIGQVSFIGLTGDVYEDDMPFKERKQYVVVRMQIFGEKVDQKQVADFVRNSLRARVKSMGITGVNYIEFDFSPISAHDYPPLAYSWKPEYPVVPSLPNQADEIISGVQKLVGALNEVNIEATQKKFDSLLSNLNILMSGNGKDNAGLVQSVKDMNVILERIAKVTDKDELTILMRELIGTMVAIRQTVTSMQGDTQLTIENLKQTSEQLNEFSRIASQSPSSIIWGEPPAKITLPMNGTQAQSGAQK; encoded by the coding sequence ATGAGCAATAACTCAAATCCCAATTACTTTCGTCTAGGCATTTTTGTTTTAGCGGCTATCGGTGCTTTGATTGCGGCAATATTAATTTTTGGCTCAGGTCAGATATTTAAGAAATCTTTTTATGTTGAGACCTACATTAAACAATCGGTAACAGGATTAGATACTGGTGCAGCGGTGCGCTTTAGGGGTGTCAAGATTGGTCAAGTTAGCTTCATCGGTTTAACCGGTGATGTTTATGAAGATGATATGCCCTTTAAAGAGCGTAAACAGTATGTGGTCGTTCGTATGCAGATTTTTGGTGAAAAAGTAGATCAAAAACAGGTGGCTGATTTTGTTCGCAATAGTTTGCGTGCTCGTGTTAAGTCTATGGGCATTACGGGTGTGAACTATATTGAGTTTGATTTTTCTCCCATTAGCGCTCATGATTATCCGCCGTTGGCTTACTCTTGGAAGCCAGAATACCCAGTTGTTCCCTCATTGCCAAATCAGGCAGATGAAATTATTTCTGGGGTTCAGAAATTAGTCGGAGCTCTCAATGAAGTCAATATTGAAGCTACGCAGAAAAAATTTGACTCCTTGCTAAGCAACCTCAATATCTTGATGTCTGGAAATGGCAAAGATAATGCTGGTTTGGTTCAATCGGTTAAGGATATGAATGTGATCCTCGAGCGCATTGCTAAGGTAACCGATAAAGATGAGCTCACTATATTGATGCGTGAGTTAATTGGTACCATGGTGGCGATTCGTCAAACAGTTACCAGTATGCAGGGCGATACACAACTCACGATTGAGAACCTGAAGCAAACCAGCGAACAATTAAATGAGTTTTCGCGTATTGCCAGCCAGTCGCCATCCAGCATTATTTGGGGTGAGCCACCAGCCAAAATCACGCTACCCATGAATGGCACTCAAGCGCAGTCAGGAGCGCAAAAATGA
- a CDS encoding ABC transporter permease: MSVSDTINQAPVVTMPSVASWTQLDTNHAKISLIGDVNIYSLGGIWTEIQNNQQTWLNQFSGNELKAARLTFDASQASAMDGAAIAFLINTQEVQEKAGAQFELQGLESRYQPLLKEFQPISNLFPAVLPKPKINFVVGVGLAAQNLLNDARGLITFLGHLSSDLAWSVRHIRQVRWGDFVNAAVEAGIAALPIVGLVSFLIGVIVSFQAAIGMKQFGAVSFVGPLAALGIVREMGPLITAILLAGRSSAAFAAEIGTMTVNSEVDALVTGGLSPIRFLVVPRVLAGILVAPILTLYADIVSVIASMFTMLIYGIPFINFYNGMLSAVDLEDIFSGLVKATMFGVVVSAMGCLRGMQTGTGAAAVGISATRAVVSSIVMIVLVDGIFAVISYKTGF, translated from the coding sequence ATGAGCGTTTCCGACACCATTAACCAAGCCCCTGTTGTAACAATGCCATCTGTGGCCTCTTGGACTCAGCTCGATACCAATCATGCCAAAATTTCCCTGATTGGTGATGTCAACATTTATAGCTTGGGTGGTATTTGGACAGAAATACAAAACAATCAACAGACTTGGCTCAATCAGTTTTCTGGAAATGAATTAAAAGCTGCAAGATTGACTTTTGATGCTTCGCAAGCATCAGCAATGGATGGCGCAGCAATTGCCTTTTTAATTAATACACAAGAAGTTCAAGAAAAGGCGGGAGCTCAATTTGAATTGCAGGGGCTAGAGAGTCGATATCAGCCATTGCTCAAAGAGTTTCAACCAATTAGCAATCTTTTTCCTGCTGTACTCCCCAAGCCAAAGATAAATTTTGTTGTTGGTGTGGGGTTAGCCGCTCAAAACTTGCTTAATGATGCAAGAGGGCTGATTACTTTCTTAGGGCACTTATCTTCTGATTTGGCTTGGTCGGTGCGCCATATTCGCCAGGTGCGTTGGGGTGATTTTGTAAATGCTGCAGTGGAAGCTGGTATTGCAGCATTGCCAATTGTTGGCTTAGTTTCATTCTTGATTGGCGTGATTGTTTCGTTTCAGGCTGCAATTGGTATGAAGCAGTTTGGCGCAGTTTCATTTGTAGGTCCTTTAGCTGCCTTAGGTATTGTTCGCGAGATGGGTCCTTTAATTACCGCTATTTTGTTAGCGGGCAGATCCTCTGCTGCCTTTGCAGCAGAAATTGGCACTATGACCGTCAATAGCGAGGTTGATGCCCTGGTAACAGGAGGTCTGAGTCCAATTCGTTTTTTAGTCGTGCCACGTGTTCTAGCGGGAATCTTGGTTGCGCCCATTTTGACTTTGTATGCTGATATCGTGAGCGTTATAGCATCAATGTTCACTATGCTTATTTACGGTATTCCATTTATTAATTTCTATAACGGTATGCTCAGTGCCGTTGACTTGGAAGACATCTTTTCTGGTTTAGTAAAAGCGACCATGTTTGGTGTGGTGGTATCAGCAATGGGATGCTTGCGTGGCATGCAAACAGGTACAGGTGCTGCTGCTGTAGGTATTTCTGCAACACGTGCCGTTGTGAGCAGCATTGTGATGATCGTTTTGGTTGACGGTATTTTTGCGGTTATCTCTTACAAGACTGGGTTCTGA
- a CDS encoding RNA polymerase sigma factor translates to MASAQELSDFLSSVEQRAFKQAVYAVRDDDAAMDIVQDAMIKLAEKYGDKPAAELPLLFTRILQNRVHDWFRRQKVRNAWVTLFSSLGKKAEESDDFDPLESLSAPDDSEIHQDGAKQLEKSQLLQALESEITKLPVRQREAFLMRYWDELSITDTAKAMNCSEGSVKTHCSRATQTLAKALKLKGITL, encoded by the coding sequence ATGGCATCTGCCCAAGAACTATCCGACTTTCTCAGTAGTGTCGAGCAACGCGCTTTTAAGCAAGCGGTTTATGCCGTGCGTGACGATGACGCTGCAATGGATATTGTTCAAGATGCCATGATTAAGCTGGCTGAAAAATACGGGGATAAGCCAGCAGCAGAGCTACCCCTGCTGTTCACCCGAATCTTGCAAAACCGCGTTCATGACTGGTTTCGCCGTCAAAAGGTCCGAAATGCTTGGGTGACCCTCTTTTCCAGCTTGGGCAAAAAAGCCGAAGAAAGCGATGATTTTGACCCTCTAGAGTCACTTTCAGCGCCAGATGACAGCGAAATTCACCAAGATGGAGCAAAACAGCTCGAAAAGAGTCAGCTTTTACAGGCTTTAGAGTCAGAAATCACTAAATTACCTGTGCGTCAACGAGAAGCCTTCCTAATGCGTTATTGGGATGAGCTAAGTATTACCGACACTGCCAAAGCAATGAATTGCAGCGAAGGCAGCGTTAAAACGCATTGCTCCAGAGCAACGCAAACTTTAGCTAAAGCATTGAAATTAAAAGGAATTACCCTGTGA
- a CDS encoding tripartite tricarboxylate transporter substrate binding protein BugE: MKQSNIQALVASIVSATTLLFSGSSVAQNFPNKPIRLIVPFAPGGSTDIIARSVGDALGRQLGQPVIVENKAGGGGSIGALEVMRAPKDGYTIGMATVSTTAANPAINPKIGYDPITDFTAISNIAATPNIIAVNPAFPAKDFKTFLAVLKANPGKYSYSSSGTGGIGHLQTELFKSLAGVYIVHIPYRGAGPALADTVGGQVSMIFDNLPSTLPFVKDGKLVPIVIAAPKRLAQLPNVPTFSEVGLAPVNRMAYYGLLGPAGIPKDIVEKYYAALKVVVADPAVKKRIEETGSIINVNGPEAFSKEIKAEYAVYKEVVAKQKLALD, translated from the coding sequence ATGAAACAAAGCAATATACAAGCATTGGTTGCATCAATAGTTAGTGCGACAACTTTATTGTTCAGCGGCTCTTCAGTAGCCCAAAACTTCCCTAACAAGCCAATCCGCTTGATTGTGCCATTTGCACCGGGGGGTAGCACTGACATCATTGCTCGTTCTGTAGGTGATGCATTAGGTCGTCAGCTAGGCCAGCCAGTCATTGTTGAAAACAAAGCAGGTGGGGGTGGTTCAATTGGTGCGCTAGAGGTAATGCGAGCTCCTAAGGATGGGTACACCATTGGTATGGCTACAGTCTCTACTACTGCGGCAAACCCAGCTATTAACCCTAAGATTGGTTACGATCCCATTACGGATTTCACGGCTATTAGCAACATCGCCGCAACTCCAAACATTATTGCGGTCAATCCTGCTTTTCCTGCAAAAGACTTCAAAACATTTTTAGCTGTGTTGAAGGCTAACCCTGGAAAGTATTCATATTCGAGCTCAGGGACAGGTGGCATTGGTCATTTGCAAACGGAATTATTTAAAAGTTTGGCGGGCGTATACATCGTGCACATCCCTTATCGCGGTGCAGGACCTGCGCTAGCTGATACTGTGGGCGGTCAGGTATCAATGATTTTTGATAACCTACCTTCAACCCTACCTTTTGTGAAGGACGGCAAACTAGTGCCTATTGTGATCGCTGCGCCTAAGCGTTTAGCTCAATTACCTAACGTGCCAACATTCTCGGAAGTGGGTTTAGCTCCTGTAAACCGCATGGCATATTACGGCTTATTAGGCCCGGCAGGCATTCCCAAAGATATTGTCGAGAAATACTATGCCGCACTAAAAGTTGTAGTAGCTGATCCAGCGGTAAAGAAACGGATTGAAGAGACGGGTTCAATCATCAATGTAAATGGACCGGAGGCCTTTTCCAAAGAGATTAAAGCGGAATACGCGGTTTACAAAGAGGTTGTGGCAAAGCAAAAATTGGCTTTGGATTAA
- a CDS encoding DUF3106 domain-containing protein, which produces MKLIQNFTSNALMAAMLVLPALCGTSVYGQNTSPPHGKTAAIQAKTPDGTWDSLSPAQQKILEPLESDWDYMLPDSRKKWIYVSNIYPKMTATDQERLQSRMTSWSKLSQRDRRIARENYLTSLKFPAEKKAEAWSAYQKLSEEQKKKLAEMESKKKPNATNAPTLQQHAIKRETTPAPAAPNPRAVQITTPEASSAPTSTPSTTENQ; this is translated from the coding sequence ATGAAGCTTATCCAGAACTTCACGAGCAATGCCTTGATGGCTGCAATGCTAGTGTTGCCAGCTTTGTGTGGCACAAGCGTTTATGGTCAAAATACTTCTCCGCCTCACGGAAAAACTGCTGCAATACAAGCAAAAACACCTGACGGAACCTGGGATAGCCTAAGCCCAGCTCAGCAAAAAATCCTGGAGCCCCTTGAGAGCGACTGGGACTACATGCTTCCTGATAGCCGAAAAAAATGGATTTATGTTTCAAACATATACCCAAAAATGACTGCCACAGATCAAGAGCGGCTCCAATCACGCATGACCAGTTGGTCTAAGCTTTCTCAGCGGGATAGACGCATTGCCCGCGAAAACTATCTCACCAGCCTGAAATTCCCTGCAGAAAAAAAAGCTGAGGCATGGAGCGCTTATCAAAAATTAAGCGAGGAGCAAAAAAAGAAGTTAGCGGAGATGGAGTCCAAGAAAAAACCAAACGCTACCAACGCCCCAACTTTGCAGCAACATGCAATCAAACGAGAAACCACCCCAGCCCCTGCTGCCCCAAACCCACGCGCAGTACAAATAACTACGCCTGAAGCGAGTTCAGCGCCGACTTCAACTCCTAGCACCACTGAAAACCAGTAA
- a CDS encoding ABC transporter permease → MITRLHNLFSGLRQDLRSKELRWLLAALVISVSALTSVSFLADRMHRAFEFDSRQLLASDLLIVADQAIPQGLIEHASQIGLTTAQTVVFPSMASSSNQSKLASIKAVSENYPLRGSLAIYPLGADSSKEALQQQGPSAGTVWVEPAILRNLQLQLGDELRLGDRQFQIKGVLTRELDRGAGFMNFAPRIMMSLDDLSSTGLVGMGSRVTYRLLLAGSDKEVATYRKWAVRFIDAQNLRGIRIETLENAQPMMRKTLERAEQFLSLIALLTAMISAVAIALSARRYAVGQADVYATWKCFGASRRLILNKQFATMLSLGLLSAVIGSPIGLLTQEILTQLLGNLLVASLPMPSLLPMLWSTTFTWVLLLAFAGPPLLSLSSVSPIRLIRKEFEFASASTLWVFGLALVSCAILIMLVARDWKLALWVGLSFIGSLLFFSLCARLSLLLISKISLRQFATCFAYMAMVRRSSFAVMQITALGIAILAILLIFLLRQDLLNAWRENIPLNAPNRFMINVQENQKTPLAKLIESSGAPKPDFYPMVRGRLVQVNGVDISPASYTDENARRLVDREFNLSYTDQLPVGNRILSGEWISGDHPQISIESGIAKTLKLKLGDQLTYEVAGEVVSAPITSIRKLDWSSMRVNFFVIMPPALLQSMPQSWITSYYQAPNLASLDFQINQAYPNVTMVDVSASLQQIQDVLNRLSTALGLLFIFTLLAAILVLLTAMAATQDERYRNAALLKAIGASKPILKRIGITELLIIGGVAGLLAGLSAGLASWCLGRYVMDIQFNAFAQAIILGLVLGISSTLLAGYRFQKRIQGATAVQCLREC, encoded by the coding sequence TTGATTACCCGGCTGCACAATCTCTTTAGCGGTTTGCGACAAGACCTGCGCTCAAAAGAGCTCAGGTGGTTGCTTGCTGCTTTGGTGATTTCTGTTAGCGCGCTAACAAGCGTTAGTTTTTTGGCAGATCGAATGCATCGGGCTTTCGAGTTTGATTCGCGTCAACTGCTGGCATCGGATTTATTGATTGTGGCTGATCAAGCGATCCCACAAGGTTTAATTGAGCATGCAAGTCAAATTGGTTTAACAACGGCTCAAACCGTCGTATTTCCAAGTATGGCAAGTAGCAGCAATCAAAGCAAACTGGCTTCTATTAAAGCGGTTAGTGAAAATTATCCTTTGCGCGGATCTTTAGCAATCTATCCGCTTGGAGCAGATTCTTCTAAAGAAGCGCTTCAACAGCAGGGGCCGAGTGCTGGTACTGTTTGGGTGGAGCCAGCCATTCTCCGAAACCTGCAATTACAGCTGGGGGATGAGCTACGCTTAGGTGATCGCCAGTTTCAGATTAAGGGTGTGCTAACGAGAGAGCTTGATCGTGGTGCCGGCTTTATGAATTTCGCGCCGCGCATCATGATGTCATTAGATGATTTGTCATCAACTGGCTTGGTGGGCATGGGGAGTCGCGTCACTTATCGATTATTGCTAGCGGGTTCTGACAAAGAGGTTGCTACTTATCGTAAGTGGGCAGTGCGATTTATTGATGCTCAAAATTTACGCGGTATTCGTATTGAGACCCTTGAGAACGCGCAACCTATGATGCGTAAGACACTAGAGAGGGCTGAGCAATTTTTATCTTTAATCGCTTTGCTTACCGCAATGATTTCTGCGGTAGCGATTGCTTTATCTGCAAGACGTTACGCAGTTGGACAGGCAGATGTATACGCCACCTGGAAATGCTTTGGTGCGAGCAGAAGGCTAATTCTGAATAAACAATTCGCTACGATGTTGTCCTTGGGGTTATTGTCTGCGGTCATAGGATCTCCTATCGGCCTCCTTACGCAAGAAATTCTGACGCAATTATTAGGTAATTTGTTGGTTGCTTCATTACCAATGCCGTCCTTGCTGCCGATGCTCTGGAGCACGACATTCACTTGGGTGTTGTTACTTGCATTCGCAGGCCCACCTTTACTGAGTCTCTCGTCTGTGTCGCCTATTCGTTTAATTCGAAAAGAGTTTGAGTTTGCTAGCGCCTCAACGCTTTGGGTATTTGGATTGGCGCTCGTCAGTTGCGCTATCCTGATTATGTTAGTGGCCCGTGATTGGAAGTTGGCGCTATGGGTAGGCCTCAGTTTTATTGGCTCATTACTCTTTTTTTCATTGTGCGCTCGCCTTTCTTTATTGCTTATATCCAAAATTTCACTACGTCAATTTGCAACATGCTTTGCCTATATGGCAATGGTGCGTCGTTCAAGTTTTGCTGTAATGCAAATAACGGCGCTTGGCATTGCTATTCTGGCGATCCTGCTGATTTTCTTGCTAAGACAAGACTTGTTAAATGCGTGGCGTGAAAATATTCCACTGAATGCACCCAATCGTTTCATGATTAACGTGCAAGAGAATCAAAAGACGCCTCTAGCTAAACTCATTGAATCCTCTGGCGCACCTAAGCCTGATTTTTACCCAATGGTCAGAGGTCGTTTAGTTCAAGTCAATGGTGTTGATATATCGCCCGCTAGCTATACCGATGAGAACGCTAGACGTCTGGTTGATCGAGAATTTAATCTCTCTTACACCGATCAACTACCTGTTGGCAATCGTATTTTATCGGGAGAATGGATTTCAGGAGATCATCCACAAATCTCTATTGAGTCAGGCATTGCTAAGACATTAAAGCTCAAACTGGGCGATCAATTAACTTATGAGGTTGCAGGTGAAGTGGTTAGTGCGCCAATTACTTCTATCCGTAAATTGGATTGGAGTTCTATGCGAGTTAATTTCTTTGTAATTATGCCGCCAGCTTTATTGCAATCAATGCCGCAATCATGGATTACTTCTTACTATCAGGCACCAAATTTAGCTAGTTTGGATTTTCAGATTAACCAAGCCTATCCTAATGTCACAATGGTGGATGTCTCCGCATCGTTACAGCAGATTCAAGATGTACTTAATAGGCTATCTACCGCATTGGGCTTGTTGTTCATATTTACGCTATTAGCGGCAATTCTGGTATTGCTTACTGCGATGGCGGCTACCCAAGATGAGCGTTACCGTAATGCTGCCTTATTAAAGGCTATTGGTGCATCAAAACCGATTTTGAAGCGCATCGGAATTACCGAATTACTGATTATTGGTGGGGTAGCTGGCTTATTGGCAGGGCTATCTGCTGGGCTAGCTTCATGGTGTCTAGGGCGCTATGTTATGGATATTCAATTCAATGCCTTTGCGCAAGCCATCATTTTGGGTCTTGTGCTTGGCATTAGCTCCACTCTATTGGCGGGTTATCGTTTTCAAAAACGTATCCAGGGTGCCACAGCAGTGCAATGTCTGCGTGAGTGCTAA
- the greB gene encoding transcription elongation factor GreB, which translates to MEEKNYITPAGHERIKAELLQLLNLDRPEVVKVVHWAASNGDRSENGDYIYGKKRLREIDRRIRFLNKRLELAVVVDNSARKTGDTNAEQIFFGATVTYSPLAGKDAGKEIEVTIVGVDEVDLEKNHVSWVSPIAKALIKSRLGDCVMIQTPTGSIEIEILNVQYL; encoded by the coding sequence ATGGAAGAGAAGAACTACATCACTCCCGCAGGACACGAGCGGATTAAAGCAGAGCTTCTGCAGCTCCTAAACCTTGATAGACCGGAGGTTGTCAAGGTGGTTCATTGGGCGGCAAGCAACGGTGACCGATCTGAAAACGGTGACTATATCTACGGAAAAAAGCGGCTTCGGGAGATTGATCGGCGAATTCGGTTTCTCAATAAACGCCTCGAATTGGCTGTGGTAGTAGACAATTCTGCTCGAAAAACAGGCGACACCAATGCCGAACAAATCTTCTTTGGGGCAACAGTGACCTACTCACCACTGGCTGGCAAGGATGCTGGAAAAGAGATTGAAGTTACCATTGTTGGCGTTGATGAGGTAGATCTTGAAAAAAACCATGTTAGCTGGGTTTCCCCAATTGCTAAAGCCTTAATTAAATCAAGATTGGGTGATTGCGTAATGATCCAAACCCCAACGGGCTCTATTGAAATTGAAATTCTGAACGTACAGTATCTGTGA